In the Ipomoea triloba cultivar NCNSP0323 chromosome 6, ASM357664v1 genome, one interval contains:
- the LOC116022879 gene encoding nuclear pore complex protein NUP98A-like isoform X1 — translation MNANWSLLDGAVHNSASQCSFSFCSQETPCTSMLSVNSPFSAQTQTNQVTGFASTQSNATSHFPLVHSNMFSAQTQHSGVTPFSPFSSRSNANSPAFKKQKNANSPFPSVHSNPFISPQTQSTAATKLSPFAPFSGHSNTNSPFQYVFSSNAFSGQTQSSGVTGFAPFSSQSNTNSPFPSVSSNAFSGQTNSSGLTGFAPFCSQSNANSYLSNYSNPFTSQSRSFNSTLSTTIPISGSRVAPYASAKEPEGNFHSISSMPVYTSKSHEELRFEDYSLCNKAPLPVSAWSPLGGAQATPFTSMPSVNSPFSAQTQTNQVTGFASTQSNATSHFPLVHSNMFSAQTQHSGVTPFSPFSSRSNANSPAFKKQKNANSPFPSVHSNPFISPQTQSTAATKLSPFAPFSGHSNTNSPFQYVFSSNAFSGQTQSSGVTGFAPFSSQSNTNSPFPSVSSNAFSGQTNSSGLTGFAPFCSQSNANSYLSNYSNPFTSQSRSFNSTLSTTIPISGSRVAPYASAKEPEGNFHSISSMPVYTSKSHEELRFEDYSLCNKAPLPVSAWSPLGGAQATPFTSMPSVNSPFSAQTPYASTKEPEGNFHSISSMPVYTSKSHEELRFEDYSLSIKDGQCATTQTGNGFQLNNSFYPSLFPSVKPTQTGFISPENTQSIPSNSPGLFTPSTSATTQENTFASSSAFDFPKSPNIAPPLPSFVSNSSVSQVSTTESTLCSNCNHAKTQSLQPGLVGPSTNLSPNQLKPSSIQQTVQELGKDDAVPVSSSHPGSVISVQYGISSLSVSDKAAPTRRRSLLIVRHPSLNRTKMLCPRYSLDSNASRVPFFMAGEEKATEGVAKTNSAIFPRENPRSWIHPPTKESPQSHNPNTLPEMEHTSINVYGNGNVTLQVHRAKEKQTDTSEGVINYKHDTIDVDGIMPKLKNDDYYTEPSIQELAAREKEEPGFCHRVKDFVVGRRGFGSIKFTGETDVEGLELDSLVQFNYHEVVVYMDDSKKPEVREGLNKPAEVTLLNVKCINKKTGEEYKDGHLVDKYKNLLIRKSAEQGAEFVSYDPVKGEWKFKVMHF, via the exons ATGAATGCAAATTGGTCTCTTTTGGATG GTGCTGTGCATAATTCTGCAAGTCAGTGTAGTTTCAGTTTTTGTTCACAGGAAACGCCATGCACTTCAATGCTATCTGTCAATTCTCCTTTTTCTGCTCAAACACAAACCAATCAAGTAACTGGATTTGCTTCTACCCAATCAAATGCCACTTCTCATTTCCCTTTGGTTCATTCCAATATGTTCTCTGCTCAAACTCAACACAGTGGAGTAACACCATTTTCTCCGTTTTCTAGCCGATCAAATGCCAATTCTCCTgctttcaaaaaacaaaaaaatgccAATTCTCCTTTCCCTTCTGTTCATTCAAATCCCTTTATTTCACCTCAAACTCAAAGCACTGCAGCAACTAAACTTTCACCATTTGCACCATTTTCCGGCCATTCAAACACAAATTCTCCTTTCCAATATGTTTTCTCATCAAATGCGTTTTCTGGTCAGACTCAAAGCAGTGGAGTAACCGGATTTGCACCATTTTCCAGCCAATCAAACACAAATTCTCCTTTCCCATCAGTTTCTTCAAATGCGTTTTCTGGTCAGACTAATAGCAGTGGACTAACTGGATTTGCACCATTTTGTAGCCAATCAAATGCCAATTCTTATCTCTCAAATTATTCAAATCCATTCACCTCTCAATCTCGGAGCTTTAACTCAACTCTGTCAACAACAATCCCCATATCTGGAAGTAGAGTAGCACCTTATGCTTCTGCTAAAGAACCAGAAGGGAATTTTCATTCCATTTCTAGCATGCCGGTTTACACGAGTAAAAGCCATGAAGAACTGAGGTTTGAGGACTATTCTCTTTGCAATAAAG CTCCATTACCTGTGTCAGCATGGTCTCCTTTGGGTG GTGCACAGGCAACCCCATTCACTTCAATGCCATCTGTCAATTCTCCTTTTTCTGCTCAAACACAAACCAATCAAGTAACTGGATTTGCTTCTACCCAATCAAATGCCACTTCTCATTTCCCTTTGGTTCATTCCAATATGTTCTCTGCTCAAACTCAACACAGTGGAGTAACACCATTTTCTCCGTTTTCTAGCCGATCAAATGCCAATTCTCCTgctttcaaaaaacaaaaaaatgccAATTCTCCTTTCCCTTCTGTTCATTCAAATCCCTTTATTTCACCTCAAACTCAAAGCACTGCAGCAACTAAACTTTCACCATTTGCACCATTTTCCGGCCATTCAAACACAAATTCTCCTTTCCAATATGTTTTCTCATCAAATGCGTTTTCTGGTCAGACTCAAAGCAGTGGAGTAACCGGATTTGCACCATTTTCCAGCCAATCAAACACAAATTCTCCTTTCCCATCAGTTTCTTCAAATGCGTTTTCTGGTCAGACTAATAGCAGTGGACTAACTGGATTTGCACCATTTTGTAGCCAATCAAATGCCAATTCTTATCTCTCAAATTATTCAAATCCATTCACCTCTCAATCTCGGAGCTTTAACTCAACTCTGTCAACAACAATCCCCATATCTGGAAGTAGAGTAGCACCTTATGCTTCTGCTAAAGAACCAGAAGGGAATTTTCATTCCATTTCTAGCATGCCGGTTTACACGAGTAAAAGCCATGAAGAACTGAGGTTTGAGGACTATTCTCTTTGCAATAAAG CTCCATTACCTGTGTCAGCATGGTCTCCTTTGGGTG GTGCACAGGCAACCCCATTCACTTCAATGCCATCTGTCAATTCTCCTTTTTCTGCTCAAACACCTTATGCTTCTACTAAAGAACCAGAAGGGAATTTTCATTCCATTTCTAGCATGCCGGTTTACACAAGTAAAAGCCATGAAGAACTGAGGTTTGAGGACTATTCTCTTTCCATAAAAG ATGGACAGTGTGCCACAACACAAACTGGAAATGGATTCCAGTTAAATAATTCCTTTTATCCTTCTCTATTCCCCTCTGTGAAGCCAACACAAACGGGTTTTATTTCACCAGAAAATACTCAATCAATTCCCTCAAATTCACCTGGATTGTTCACACCTTCTACTTCAGCAACAACACAGGAGAATACTTTTGCATCTTCATCTGCTTTTGATTTTCCCAAATCACCAAATATTGCTCCACCATTACCATCCTTTGTTTCCAACTCAAGTGTATCTCAAGTTTCAACTACTGAATCGACCTTGTGCTCAAATTGCAATCACGCCAAAACTCAGTCACTCCAGCCAGGTTTAGTTGGACCAAGTACTAACCTTTCTCCCAATCAACTGAAGCCATCAAGCATTCAACAGACTGTGCAGGAACTTGGGAAGGATGATGCAGTACCGGTGTCTTCTAGCCATCCGGGATCAGTGATTTCGGTTCAATATGGAATTTCTTCTTTATCT GTTTCTGACAAGGCAGCTCCCACACGAAGAAGATCCTTGCTCATAGTTCGACATCCTTCTTTGAATCGAACTAAGATGTTATGTCCAAGATACAGTCTTGATAGCAATGCTTCAAGG gTTCCTTTTTTCATGGCTGGTGAGGAAAAGGCAACAGAAGGAGTTGCAAAGACAAATTCTGCTATATTTCCAAGAGAAAATCCCAGGTCTTGGATTCATCCTCCAACTAAAGAGTCTCCCCAAAGTCATAATCCAAACACATTGCCTGAGATGGAACATACATCTATCAATGTGTATGGGAATG GTAATGTCACACTACAAGTGCATCGGGCCAAAGAGAAGCAAACCGATACTAGTGAGGGTGTGATCAACTATAAACATGACACTATTGATGTTGATGGCATAATGCCAAAGTTAAAGAACGACGACTACTACACAGAACCGTCAATACAAGAATTGGCAGCAAGGGAAAAGGAAGAGCCGGGGTTCTGCCACCGCGTTAAAGATTTTGTGGTCGGAAGGCGAGGCTTTGGTTCCATCAAGTTTACAGGAGAGACAGATGTTGAAGGGCTTGAACTTGATTCTCTAGTCCAATTCAACTATCATGAGGTGGTTGTGTACATGGATGATAGCAAGAAACCTGAAGTGAGAGAAGGCCTGAACAAGCCTGCTGAGGTGACACTTCTTAATGTTAAGTGCATCAACAAGAAGACAGGTGAGGAGTATAAAGATGGGCATTTGGTTGACAAGTACAAGAATCTGCTCATCAGAAAGTCAGCAGAGCAAGGTGCAGAATTTGTGTCTTATGATCCGGTGAAAGGGGAGTGGAAATTCAAGGTCATGCACTTTTGA
- the LOC116022879 gene encoding nuclear pore complex protein NUP98A-like isoform X2, with product MNANWSLLDGAVHNSASQCSFSFCSQETPCTSMLSVNSPFSAQTQTNQVTGFASTQSNATSHFPLVHSNMFSAQTQHSGVTPFSPFSSRSNANSPAFKKQKNANSPFPSVHSNPFISPQTQSTAATKLSPFAPFSGHSNTNSPFQYVFSSNAFSGQTQSSGVTGFAPFSSQSNTNSPFPSVSSNAFSGQTNSSGLTGFAPFCSQSNANSYLSNYSNPFTSQSRSFNSTLSTTIPISGSRVAPYASAKEPEGNFHSISSMPVYTSKSHEELRFEDYSLCNKAPLPVSAWSPLGGAQATPFTSMPSVNSPFSAQTQTNQVTGFASTQSNATSHFPLVHSNMFSAQTQHSGVTPFSPFSSRSNANSPAFKKQKNANSPFPSVHSNPFISPQTQSTAATKLSPFAPFSGHSNTNSPFQYVFSSNAFSGQTQSSGVTGFAPFSSQSNTNSPFPSVSSNAFSGQTNSSGLTGFAPFCSQSNANSYLSNYSNPFTSQSRSFNSTLSTTIPISGSRVAPYASAKEPEGNFHSISSMPVYTSKSHEELRFEDYSLCNKGAQATPFTSMPSVNSPFSAQTPYASTKEPEGNFHSISSMPVYTSKSHEELRFEDYSLSIKDGQCATTQTGNGFQLNNSFYPSLFPSVKPTQTGFISPENTQSIPSNSPGLFTPSTSATTQENTFASSSAFDFPKSPNIAPPLPSFVSNSSVSQVSTTESTLCSNCNHAKTQSLQPGLVGPSTNLSPNQLKPSSIQQTVQELGKDDAVPVSSSHPGSVISVQYGISSLSVSDKAAPTRRRSLLIVRHPSLNRTKMLCPRYSLDSNASRVPFFMAGEEKATEGVAKTNSAIFPRENPRSWIHPPTKESPQSHNPNTLPEMEHTSINVYGNGNVTLQVHRAKEKQTDTSEGVINYKHDTIDVDGIMPKLKNDDYYTEPSIQELAAREKEEPGFCHRVKDFVVGRRGFGSIKFTGETDVEGLELDSLVQFNYHEVVVYMDDSKKPEVREGLNKPAEVTLLNVKCINKKTGEEYKDGHLVDKYKNLLIRKSAEQGAEFVSYDPVKGEWKFKVMHF from the exons ATGAATGCAAATTGGTCTCTTTTGGATG GTGCTGTGCATAATTCTGCAAGTCAGTGTAGTTTCAGTTTTTGTTCACAGGAAACGCCATGCACTTCAATGCTATCTGTCAATTCTCCTTTTTCTGCTCAAACACAAACCAATCAAGTAACTGGATTTGCTTCTACCCAATCAAATGCCACTTCTCATTTCCCTTTGGTTCATTCCAATATGTTCTCTGCTCAAACTCAACACAGTGGAGTAACACCATTTTCTCCGTTTTCTAGCCGATCAAATGCCAATTCTCCTgctttcaaaaaacaaaaaaatgccAATTCTCCTTTCCCTTCTGTTCATTCAAATCCCTTTATTTCACCTCAAACTCAAAGCACTGCAGCAACTAAACTTTCACCATTTGCACCATTTTCCGGCCATTCAAACACAAATTCTCCTTTCCAATATGTTTTCTCATCAAATGCGTTTTCTGGTCAGACTCAAAGCAGTGGAGTAACCGGATTTGCACCATTTTCCAGCCAATCAAACACAAATTCTCCTTTCCCATCAGTTTCTTCAAATGCGTTTTCTGGTCAGACTAATAGCAGTGGACTAACTGGATTTGCACCATTTTGTAGCCAATCAAATGCCAATTCTTATCTCTCAAATTATTCAAATCCATTCACCTCTCAATCTCGGAGCTTTAACTCAACTCTGTCAACAACAATCCCCATATCTGGAAGTAGAGTAGCACCTTATGCTTCTGCTAAAGAACCAGAAGGGAATTTTCATTCCATTTCTAGCATGCCGGTTTACACGAGTAAAAGCCATGAAGAACTGAGGTTTGAGGACTATTCTCTTTGCAATAAAG CTCCATTACCTGTGTCAGCATGGTCTCCTTTGGGTG GTGCACAGGCAACCCCATTCACTTCAATGCCATCTGTCAATTCTCCTTTTTCTGCTCAAACACAAACCAATCAAGTAACTGGATTTGCTTCTACCCAATCAAATGCCACTTCTCATTTCCCTTTGGTTCATTCCAATATGTTCTCTGCTCAAACTCAACACAGTGGAGTAACACCATTTTCTCCGTTTTCTAGCCGATCAAATGCCAATTCTCCTgctttcaaaaaacaaaaaaatgccAATTCTCCTTTCCCTTCTGTTCATTCAAATCCCTTTATTTCACCTCAAACTCAAAGCACTGCAGCAACTAAACTTTCACCATTTGCACCATTTTCCGGCCATTCAAACACAAATTCTCCTTTCCAATATGTTTTCTCATCAAATGCGTTTTCTGGTCAGACTCAAAGCAGTGGAGTAACCGGATTTGCACCATTTTCCAGCCAATCAAACACAAATTCTCCTTTCCCATCAGTTTCTTCAAATGCGTTTTCTGGTCAGACTAATAGCAGTGGACTAACTGGATTTGCACCATTTTGTAGCCAATCAAATGCCAATTCTTATCTCTCAAATTATTCAAATCCATTCACCTCTCAATCTCGGAGCTTTAACTCAACTCTGTCAACAACAATCCCCATATCTGGAAGTAGAGTAGCACCTTATGCTTCTGCTAAAGAACCAGAAGGGAATTTTCATTCCATTTCTAGCATGCCGGTTTACACGAGTAAAAGCCATGAAGAACTGAGGTTTGAGGACTATTCTCTTTGCAATAAAG GTGCACAGGCAACCCCATTCACTTCAATGCCATCTGTCAATTCTCCTTTTTCTGCTCAAACACCTTATGCTTCTACTAAAGAACCAGAAGGGAATTTTCATTCCATTTCTAGCATGCCGGTTTACACAAGTAAAAGCCATGAAGAACTGAGGTTTGAGGACTATTCTCTTTCCATAAAAG ATGGACAGTGTGCCACAACACAAACTGGAAATGGATTCCAGTTAAATAATTCCTTTTATCCTTCTCTATTCCCCTCTGTGAAGCCAACACAAACGGGTTTTATTTCACCAGAAAATACTCAATCAATTCCCTCAAATTCACCTGGATTGTTCACACCTTCTACTTCAGCAACAACACAGGAGAATACTTTTGCATCTTCATCTGCTTTTGATTTTCCCAAATCACCAAATATTGCTCCACCATTACCATCCTTTGTTTCCAACTCAAGTGTATCTCAAGTTTCAACTACTGAATCGACCTTGTGCTCAAATTGCAATCACGCCAAAACTCAGTCACTCCAGCCAGGTTTAGTTGGACCAAGTACTAACCTTTCTCCCAATCAACTGAAGCCATCAAGCATTCAACAGACTGTGCAGGAACTTGGGAAGGATGATGCAGTACCGGTGTCTTCTAGCCATCCGGGATCAGTGATTTCGGTTCAATATGGAATTTCTTCTTTATCT GTTTCTGACAAGGCAGCTCCCACACGAAGAAGATCCTTGCTCATAGTTCGACATCCTTCTTTGAATCGAACTAAGATGTTATGTCCAAGATACAGTCTTGATAGCAATGCTTCAAGG gTTCCTTTTTTCATGGCTGGTGAGGAAAAGGCAACAGAAGGAGTTGCAAAGACAAATTCTGCTATATTTCCAAGAGAAAATCCCAGGTCTTGGATTCATCCTCCAACTAAAGAGTCTCCCCAAAGTCATAATCCAAACACATTGCCTGAGATGGAACATACATCTATCAATGTGTATGGGAATG GTAATGTCACACTACAAGTGCATCGGGCCAAAGAGAAGCAAACCGATACTAGTGAGGGTGTGATCAACTATAAACATGACACTATTGATGTTGATGGCATAATGCCAAAGTTAAAGAACGACGACTACTACACAGAACCGTCAATACAAGAATTGGCAGCAAGGGAAAAGGAAGAGCCGGGGTTCTGCCACCGCGTTAAAGATTTTGTGGTCGGAAGGCGAGGCTTTGGTTCCATCAAGTTTACAGGAGAGACAGATGTTGAAGGGCTTGAACTTGATTCTCTAGTCCAATTCAACTATCATGAGGTGGTTGTGTACATGGATGATAGCAAGAAACCTGAAGTGAGAGAAGGCCTGAACAAGCCTGCTGAGGTGACACTTCTTAATGTTAAGTGCATCAACAAGAAGACAGGTGAGGAGTATAAAGATGGGCATTTGGTTGACAAGTACAAGAATCTGCTCATCAGAAAGTCAGCAGAGCAAGGTGCAGAATTTGTGTCTTATGATCCGGTGAAAGGGGAGTGGAAATTCAAGGTCATGCACTTTTGA
- the LOC116022879 gene encoding nuclear pore complex protein NUP98A-like isoform X3 has translation MNANWSLLDGAVHNSASQCSFSFCSQETPCTSMLSVNSPFSAQTQTNQVTGFASTQSNATSHFPLVHSNMFSAQTQHSGVTPFSPFSSRSNANSPAFKKQKNANSPFPSVHSNPFISPQTQSTAATKLSPFAPFSGHSNTNSPFQYVFSSNAFSGQTQSSGVTGFAPFSSQSNTNSPFPSVSSNAFSGQTNSSGLTGFAPFCSQSNANSYLSNYSNPFTSQSRSFNSTLSTTIPISGSRVAPYASAKEPEGNFHSISSMPVYTSKSHEELRFEDYSLCNKGAQATPFTSMPSVNSPFSAQTQTNQVTGFASTQSNATSHFPLVHSNMFSAQTQHSGVTPFSPFSSRSNANSPAFKKQKNANSPFPSVHSNPFISPQTQSTAATKLSPFAPFSGHSNTNSPFQYVFSSNAFSGQTQSSGVTGFAPFSSQSNTNSPFPSVSSNAFSGQTNSSGLTGFAPFCSQSNANSYLSNYSNPFTSQSRSFNSTLSTTIPISGSRVAPYASAKEPEGNFHSISSMPVYTSKSHEELRFEDYSLCNKAPLPVSAWSPLGGAQATPFTSMPSVNSPFSAQTPYASTKEPEGNFHSISSMPVYTSKSHEELRFEDYSLSIKDGQCATTQTGNGFQLNNSFYPSLFPSVKPTQTGFISPENTQSIPSNSPGLFTPSTSATTQENTFASSSAFDFPKSPNIAPPLPSFVSNSSVSQVSTTESTLCSNCNHAKTQSLQPGLVGPSTNLSPNQLKPSSIQQTVQELGKDDAVPVSSSHPGSVISVQYGISSLSVSDKAAPTRRRSLLIVRHPSLNRTKMLCPRYSLDSNASRVPFFMAGEEKATEGVAKTNSAIFPRENPRSWIHPPTKESPQSHNPNTLPEMEHTSINVYGNGNVTLQVHRAKEKQTDTSEGVINYKHDTIDVDGIMPKLKNDDYYTEPSIQELAAREKEEPGFCHRVKDFVVGRRGFGSIKFTGETDVEGLELDSLVQFNYHEVVVYMDDSKKPEVREGLNKPAEVTLLNVKCINKKTGEEYKDGHLVDKYKNLLIRKSAEQGAEFVSYDPVKGEWKFKVMHF, from the exons ATGAATGCAAATTGGTCTCTTTTGGATG GTGCTGTGCATAATTCTGCAAGTCAGTGTAGTTTCAGTTTTTGTTCACAGGAAACGCCATGCACTTCAATGCTATCTGTCAATTCTCCTTTTTCTGCTCAAACACAAACCAATCAAGTAACTGGATTTGCTTCTACCCAATCAAATGCCACTTCTCATTTCCCTTTGGTTCATTCCAATATGTTCTCTGCTCAAACTCAACACAGTGGAGTAACACCATTTTCTCCGTTTTCTAGCCGATCAAATGCCAATTCTCCTgctttcaaaaaacaaaaaaatgccAATTCTCCTTTCCCTTCTGTTCATTCAAATCCCTTTATTTCACCTCAAACTCAAAGCACTGCAGCAACTAAACTTTCACCATTTGCACCATTTTCCGGCCATTCAAACACAAATTCTCCTTTCCAATATGTTTTCTCATCAAATGCGTTTTCTGGTCAGACTCAAAGCAGTGGAGTAACCGGATTTGCACCATTTTCCAGCCAATCAAACACAAATTCTCCTTTCCCATCAGTTTCTTCAAATGCGTTTTCTGGTCAGACTAATAGCAGTGGACTAACTGGATTTGCACCATTTTGTAGCCAATCAAATGCCAATTCTTATCTCTCAAATTATTCAAATCCATTCACCTCTCAATCTCGGAGCTTTAACTCAACTCTGTCAACAACAATCCCCATATCTGGAAGTAGAGTAGCACCTTATGCTTCTGCTAAAGAACCAGAAGGGAATTTTCATTCCATTTCTAGCATGCCGGTTTACACGAGTAAAAGCCATGAAGAACTGAGGTTTGAGGACTATTCTCTTTGCAATAAAG GTGCACAGGCAACCCCATTCACTTCAATGCCATCTGTCAATTCTCCTTTTTCTGCTCAAACACAAACCAATCAAGTAACTGGATTTGCTTCTACCCAATCAAATGCCACTTCTCATTTCCCTTTGGTTCATTCCAATATGTTCTCTGCTCAAACTCAACACAGTGGAGTAACACCATTTTCTCCGTTTTCTAGCCGATCAAATGCCAATTCTCCTgctttcaaaaaacaaaaaaatgccAATTCTCCTTTCCCTTCTGTTCATTCAAATCCCTTTATTTCACCTCAAACTCAAAGCACTGCAGCAACTAAACTTTCACCATTTGCACCATTTTCCGGCCATTCAAACACAAATTCTCCTTTCCAATATGTTTTCTCATCAAATGCGTTTTCTGGTCAGACTCAAAGCAGTGGAGTAACCGGATTTGCACCATTTTCCAGCCAATCAAACACAAATTCTCCTTTCCCATCAGTTTCTTCAAATGCGTTTTCTGGTCAGACTAATAGCAGTGGACTAACTGGATTTGCACCATTTTGTAGCCAATCAAATGCCAATTCTTATCTCTCAAATTATTCAAATCCATTCACCTCTCAATCTCGGAGCTTTAACTCAACTCTGTCAACAACAATCCCCATATCTGGAAGTAGAGTAGCACCTTATGCTTCTGCTAAAGAACCAGAAGGGAATTTTCATTCCATTTCTAGCATGCCGGTTTACACGAGTAAAAGCCATGAAGAACTGAGGTTTGAGGACTATTCTCTTTGCAATAAAG CTCCATTACCTGTGTCAGCATGGTCTCCTTTGGGTG GTGCACAGGCAACCCCATTCACTTCAATGCCATCTGTCAATTCTCCTTTTTCTGCTCAAACACCTTATGCTTCTACTAAAGAACCAGAAGGGAATTTTCATTCCATTTCTAGCATGCCGGTTTACACAAGTAAAAGCCATGAAGAACTGAGGTTTGAGGACTATTCTCTTTCCATAAAAG ATGGACAGTGTGCCACAACACAAACTGGAAATGGATTCCAGTTAAATAATTCCTTTTATCCTTCTCTATTCCCCTCTGTGAAGCCAACACAAACGGGTTTTATTTCACCAGAAAATACTCAATCAATTCCCTCAAATTCACCTGGATTGTTCACACCTTCTACTTCAGCAACAACACAGGAGAATACTTTTGCATCTTCATCTGCTTTTGATTTTCCCAAATCACCAAATATTGCTCCACCATTACCATCCTTTGTTTCCAACTCAAGTGTATCTCAAGTTTCAACTACTGAATCGACCTTGTGCTCAAATTGCAATCACGCCAAAACTCAGTCACTCCAGCCAGGTTTAGTTGGACCAAGTACTAACCTTTCTCCCAATCAACTGAAGCCATCAAGCATTCAACAGACTGTGCAGGAACTTGGGAAGGATGATGCAGTACCGGTGTCTTCTAGCCATCCGGGATCAGTGATTTCGGTTCAATATGGAATTTCTTCTTTATCT GTTTCTGACAAGGCAGCTCCCACACGAAGAAGATCCTTGCTCATAGTTCGACATCCTTCTTTGAATCGAACTAAGATGTTATGTCCAAGATACAGTCTTGATAGCAATGCTTCAAGG gTTCCTTTTTTCATGGCTGGTGAGGAAAAGGCAACAGAAGGAGTTGCAAAGACAAATTCTGCTATATTTCCAAGAGAAAATCCCAGGTCTTGGATTCATCCTCCAACTAAAGAGTCTCCCCAAAGTCATAATCCAAACACATTGCCTGAGATGGAACATACATCTATCAATGTGTATGGGAATG GTAATGTCACACTACAAGTGCATCGGGCCAAAGAGAAGCAAACCGATACTAGTGAGGGTGTGATCAACTATAAACATGACACTATTGATGTTGATGGCATAATGCCAAAGTTAAAGAACGACGACTACTACACAGAACCGTCAATACAAGAATTGGCAGCAAGGGAAAAGGAAGAGCCGGGGTTCTGCCACCGCGTTAAAGATTTTGTGGTCGGAAGGCGAGGCTTTGGTTCCATCAAGTTTACAGGAGAGACAGATGTTGAAGGGCTTGAACTTGATTCTCTAGTCCAATTCAACTATCATGAGGTGGTTGTGTACATGGATGATAGCAAGAAACCTGAAGTGAGAGAAGGCCTGAACAAGCCTGCTGAGGTGACACTTCTTAATGTTAAGTGCATCAACAAGAAGACAGGTGAGGAGTATAAAGATGGGCATTTGGTTGACAAGTACAAGAATCTGCTCATCAGAAAGTCAGCAGAGCAAGGTGCAGAATTTGTGTCTTATGATCCGGTGAAAGGGGAGTGGAAATTCAAGGTCATGCACTTTTGA